The following proteins are co-located in the bacterium genome:
- a CDS encoding dihydrofolate reductase: MRKLIAAMNMTLDGYCDHTAGIADDEIHEHYNELLRNAGVLIYGRITYQLMESYWPSIVKNPTGNKSMDTFAVLIDDVPKIVYSRTLKKVDWKNSTLKNEVIKEEIVELKRQAGKDIFVGSPGLIVAMMQLGVVDEYRLNVQPIILGSGLTLFKKIRDRIDLRLIKTKTFGCGAVTLYYVPAKK; the protein is encoded by the coding sequence ATGAGAAAACTCATTGCAGCCATGAATATGACCCTGGACGGGTATTGCGACCACACGGCCGGGATCGCAGATGATGAGATACATGAGCATTATAATGAACTTTTACGCAATGCCGGCGTCCTTATCTACGGAAGGATCACGTATCAACTGATGGAAAGCTACTGGCCGTCGATCGTAAAAAATCCTACGGGTAACAAATCCATGGATACATTTGCCGTGCTCATAGACGATGTTCCAAAGATCGTTTATTCCCGCACGCTGAAAAAGGTGGATTGGAAAAATTCAACATTGAAAAACGAAGTCATCAAAGAAGAAATTGTAGAACTCAAGCGGCAAGCGGGCAAAGACATTTTTGTCGGCAGTCCGGGTTTGATAGTTGCCATGATGCAGCTTGGCGTCGTGGATGAATACCGGCTTAACGTTCAGCCCATTATTTTAGGAAGCGGTTTAACGTTATTTAAAAAAATCAGGGATAGGATCGATCTCAGACTTATTAAAACAAAAACATTCGGCTGCGGCGCGGTGACTCTTTATTATGTGCCGGCAAAAAAATGA